In the Marinobacter sp. Arc7-DN-1 genome, GAGCGCCGATATTGATACAGCTGCCCTTGAAACTATGGGCTGTTTTGATGAAGGCATCGCTGTCATTTGCCTCCAGCGCTTCCCGCAAACTCCGGATCCTGTCCCGGGAATCCGCAAGATAGGTCTGTATCAAAACGTCGAATTCGTCTTCCATGACGTCCTGAAGCTCAGCCAGCGCTTCCTCGTCAAGGTGTGGTTTATCACTCATGACCGACCCCCTGGTACGTTTGATGACATTTAACGGGCCATATCGCCCTGGTTTGCCGCGGCGCCACTGAAGTGCCAATCATAGACAATTTCAACATGATTACCCTGCTCATGAAACCTGACGGATTCAGAAAGGCGTTTCAACAGCAGCAGGCCCCGCCCGGCATATCGCTTACTACCTTCGGGGTAAGCGCTGGATGTGACACCCGGATGGC is a window encoding:
- a CDS encoding Hpt domain-containing protein, which translates into the protein MSDKPHLDEEALAELQDVMEDEFDVLIQTYLADSRDRIRSLREALEANDSDAFIKTAHSFKGSCINIGAPRLGELSLNAEMAGKESRLEEAPALLDAIEAEFHQVTQRLEGLLVR